The following nucleotide sequence is from Acidovorax radicis.
GTTTCACCGGGGCTGGGTGTTCCGGCTGTCGGGCGGCTATACCAAGCGTGCCAATTCGGTCAACGCGCTGATGCCCGGCGCGCCGTTCGACGGCGTGCGCGAGGCGGCGGCTGCGCTGTATGCACGGCATGGGTTGCCCGCCGTGTTTCGCATCTCCCCCCTGGCCTCGGCCGAGGCCGACCAGGAGCTGGCCAACGCGGGCTACCAGCACTTTGACCCCTCGCTGGTCTTGCACCGGCCGCTGGCGCTGGGCTCGGTGCCCCGGCCCGACGGCAGCACCGTGGTCAGCACTTCGCCTTCACCTGCATGGCTGGAAGGTTTTGCAGCGGCCAACGGCGTGGCCCCGCACCACCGCAACCTGCACCGCAGCATCCTCGACGCCATCGCTCACCCGGTGGGCTATGCGCTGCAACACGACGCCCAGGGCCGAGCCGTGGGCTTTGGCCTGGCGGTGCTGGAGCGCGGCGCCGTGGGCCTGTACGACCTGGCCGTGGCGCCCGAACACCGGGGCGGCGGGCGCGGGCGCACGCTGGTGCAGGCCCTGCTGCACTGGGGCGCCGAGGCCGGGGCGACCAGCGCCTACCTGCAGGTGCGCGCGCAGAACACGCCGGCGCTGCGGCTGTATGAATCGATGGGGTTCAAGACGGCCTACGGCTACCACTACCGGGTGCCGGGCTAAGAACGTGTTTACGATCTAAGGGCGGTGTTGGCCCCTCGTCCCTTGTGGGAGACGGAGTGAAGACCACCGCAGGGGCTCACACAGCGCCCAAACGTGGGTTTGAAGCCAAAAAGGCCGCTAGCGCTTGCGCATCATACGCTAGAAGCTATTGATTCAATAGCAAACACCACCCACCGCCCACTGTCTGCCGCTCAACGGTGGCTCAGCTTGCGCACGGCCCAGTCGCCCAGGCTTTGCACGGCCTGCACAAAGAAGATCAGCACCAGCACCACGGCCAGCATGATCTCGGGCAGAAAACGCTGGTAGCCATAGCGAATGCCCAGGTCGCCCAGGCCGCCGCCGCCAATGGCACCGGCCATGGCC
It contains:
- a CDS encoding GNAT family N-acetyltransferase, which encodes MTATAATAPIANTAPAALVRALEERAFNAWPAHQTVFHRGWVFRLSGGYTKRANSVNALMPGAPFDGVREAAAALYARHGLPAVFRISPLASAEADQELANAGYQHFDPSLVLHRPLALGSVPRPDGSTVVSTSPSPAWLEGFAAANGVAPHHRNLHRSILDAIAHPVGYALQHDAQGRAVGFGLAVLERGAVGLYDLAVAPEHRGGGRGRTLVQALLHWGAEAGATSAYLQVRAQNTPALRLYESMGFKTAYGYHYRVPG